CACAATAGGGACAGAAAAGAAGATTCTGAAGGACAATCAGACTTTCATTGCCAAACCAAAGAGTCATATGGACACTAAAAAGAGATTCTTCGATCATTTGTATCATATGTTTCCTTTTCTTGACGAATTTCTCTTCAAAGATGATATATCAAACATTATTGGTTCTGAAAGCTTTGATGAGCATTGTATAAATACTCTAAAGgtcaaaaaaaaaatagatTTCGCTCGTTTAGGGTTgttattgattattttaagGTCAAgaacaatatatatcttaCCTACTTTGGGGGTAAAATAATACCGAAGATGAATCACTTGctttgaattattacaCGATTGGGACGTCCTCttgatattaatttctcgaattcaatattattctgATTCTAAAACCTTCCTAATTCAATTTACAGAAAACGGACGGGAAAAGCTCATTAGTGTGTACTTCTGTAAGGAAATGTTGGTTAGTCCAATTTAATTCATATCTCAATCAaatgaattcatttaatCAAAGCCTTTAAATTACTACAATGAGTAAATTTCATATTCAGTGCCACgttcaatttttaattaGGTTGATTTAAACTAAGGAAAGAGGAAAGAATCGCATATAATTGGAGAAACATAGATGACGGATAACCCATATTGGTCAGATTAGCCTTATCAATGACCTTTCCTCTCACTTATTAGTCATTACTGAATCGACAATTCTTGAAACATACATATACTACGATActaatttttgaataaaaaaagTAAGTTACTAGTCGTCATGTTAGAAATAAACTACAAGCTTGCTAATGcaactatatatatatattcctGACTGGAGAACGTGATATATCAGGCTTTTTTAAACCTACAGCAATTATAACCTAATAATTGGTTAGACATAGCAATTGTAACTTTAACCTTCCATTAGAAGAGAatttttctataatatttaaaCACATTGTTTCTCACTTATGTATACAGTTCCtattatatcaattaatattaGTAAAAATGGTTAAAGCATTAATAGCAGTGACATCGCATCATGATACATTTTACGAGAACGGGTCCAAAACAGGGGTATTTGTGAGCGAGGCATTACACCcatttttggtatttaaagaaaacaatattGAATCAGATTTTGTCTCTGAAAATGGAACCTTTGGATATGACGTAAACTCGCTTGATCCTATGTTTCTTAATGGAAAAGATTTGgatgtattcaataataaaagtTCCGACTTCAATGtctcaatttcaaatatgaaaaagGCTTCGCAAATAAATCCAGACgaatatcaaattatattttttccTGGAGGCCATGGTACAGCTTTTGATTTTCCCCAAGCCGAGGGGTTGCACAAAGTTGCTCAGAATATTTGGAAGAACAACGGCATAATAGCTGCTGTTAGTCACGGTTCCAATATTTTCGATGGATTATACGACCCAGAAAACCCCAGTAAATTATTGGTTGAAAGCAAAACAATTACTGGATTCACCCATGAGGGAGAGGAAATTATTGGTGTTGATCGAACGTTGAAAAAAGATCATCTTGGTTcgattgaagaattatgtAAGAGATTGGGTGCAAATTTTAGTCGGCCAGATGCACCTTTTGAAGAGCATGTAGTAACTGATGGCAGAATTATAACAGGCTCTAATCCAGCGTCTGCAGTATCTACAGCACTTAAGGCTGTTGAATTAGTGGGGTCATGATTTTTCCTTATGTTCTTAACTAgttcttttgaatttcGTTAATAGTTGATCAACTAGCGTATGcaaatcaatatttcatactattaatatatttgtaGATATGAATTCATACAATAAATCGtttttttttggaattttgGAGTATACTATTGACAGTGTTTAATAAGATTTCTTCTGGGTATATTTGTATCtcaaattaattctaaaagAATTCATATATTCTCAAGATTGCaatgaattataaaatCGCCCTTTTTAAACCCTGAAAATAAATCCTTTGTGATATTCCACAAGGTTATATCATAGTACtattaataagaaaatacCGGCTGATAAAAACAACTTCAAAAATCTCTTCATAcatgatgaaataaatggAATTAATGAGACATTACCATTTATATTCTGAAATATGTAGCAATAACATATTCACCACTACAATTTCTGGAAAATTGTGTAGAAAATGTAAAACTCTCACATAGCTTTGATAACTGCTGTATCTAATCTGCAATATACGattattttaaatttttatattcttgtgGTAGAGTATATTGCATTACTCATTAGCTATATATGTGAAGATTTTTGGAACAAATTTCCATTACGTCTAAGATTCTACATTAATATCACAatagaaatcaaatatatgaagTCATTAAACATCTATGTTTATTACACAAGAAGCTTGATTTAGACTATTTGCTTCTTGTGTTCTAAAGGGATCTTCTAATTGTAAACTTAAAGTCAAAATCTCACAAGGCCAGATagtatttttcaattagCCAACtcaattgataaatcaaaaacgAGAGCTTTCAAGGATGTTATAAGAACCACTCATATCTAGATATAAAAGACGGATCTGTTTTTATAAATCTATTTATGCACAATAGTACCTACTTCTAAATTAAGACATAATATAGGGGCAACTATTTTCTTAGATTAACTGATATCTTGCTTAACGAGaaaaatcttcttctatatTCTAGTCTTTTTAAGCATGTTGACATTAATAGATATAATGGTCATAACAATCGTTTTAATTCTGCGATCGGaagattcaaaatcaaatctGATGCTATTCGGGCGCCTATAGAATTTTTATTACAGAGAGTTTGCATTTGAGAAGCTTTAATTAATACTTTTGAACAATAACAGTTATTGTTTTTTATAGGTTTAATCATTTGTTGCCTTTGAATATTCTCGCAGgtaaattttaatttttgatgCAGTTCACATTTAGACAATGTGGGGtaatcaaataatcaaatgtAACATTacatttttaaattcaGCTGTAATCTGAAGTCCCATAGCCAAAAGAAGTAATTCATTATACCAAATTGGAACAATGCAGATTAAAAGAAGTTGTTTGCAATGAGGAGAATGCAACAACACCAAGTACCTCTCTGTCGATTTTACTGtctcatatatatatatat
The nucleotide sequence above comes from Debaryomyces hansenii CBS767 chromosome A complete sequence. Encoded proteins:
- a CDS encoding DEHA2D00880p (similar to uniprot|Q04432 Saccharomyces cerevisiae YDR533c HSP31), which translates into the protein MVKALIAVTSHHDTFYENGSKTGVFVSEALHPFLVFKENNIESDFVSENGTFGYDVNSLDPMFLNGKDLDVFNNKSSDFNVSISNMKKASQINPDEYQIIFFPGGHGTAFDFPQAEGLHKVAQNIWKNNGIIAAVSHGSNIFDGLYDPENPSKLLVESKTITGFTHEGEEIIGVDRTLKKDHLGSIEELCKRLGANFSRPDAPFEEHVVTDGRIITGSNPASAVSTALKAVELVGS